A single window of Tetrapisispora phaffii CBS 4417 chromosome 16, complete genome DNA harbors:
- the TPHA0P00120 gene encoding sugar porter family MFS transporter (similar to Saccharomyces cerevisiae YFL040W; ancestral locus Anc_8.22): protein MSENIHDEELERSSQNSHLSTPSVKEDYEDIKAQTPDDLNMEDPAPKSSKSKYLSASLLCLCVAFGGFIFGWDTGTISGFVNQTDFLDRFGSKHSDGTPYFSNARTGLIVAIFNIGCAIGGIILSKGGDLYGRRIGLFIVVTIYIIGIIIQIASIDKWYQYFIGRIISGLGVGGIAVLCPMLISEIAPKQVRGSLVSCYQLMITAGIFLGYCTNYGTKNYSNSVQWRVPLGLCFAWALFMLFALTLVPESPRYLVEVGRLEEAKRSLAKSNRCTIEDPIVIEEYDLISAGVEAEKAAGDASWKELFSTRSKIVQRLTMGCMIQCLQQLTGNNYFFYYGTSIFKSIGLEDSFQTSIIIGIVNFASTFVALYTVEKLGRRRCLLWGAASMMACMVIYASVGVTSLYPNGDDQPSSKGAGNCMIVFTCFYIFCYATTWAPVAWVITAESFPLRVKSKCMSIASAANWTWGFLIAFFTPFITSAINFYYGYVFMGCLVFMFFYVFLIVPETKGLTLEEINELWEEGVLPWKSAQWVPASRRAVDYDNELLTHDDKPWYKSMI, encoded by the coding sequence atgtCAGAAAACATTCATGACGAAGAATTAGAGAGAAGCTCTCAAAATTCACATTTATCTACACCTTCTGTTAAAGAAGATTATGAAGATATAAAAGCACAAACACCAGATGATCTGAATATGGAAGACCCTGCTCCAAAAAGTTCAAaatctaaatatttatcagCTAGTTTGTTATGTTTATGTGTCGCCTTTGGTGGTTTTATTTTCGGTTGGGATACAGGTACTATCTCAGGTTTTGTTAATCAAACTGATTTCCTAGATAGATTTGGTTCAAAACATTCAGATGGAACTCCATATTTCTCTAATGCAAGGACCGGTTTAATTGTCgctattttcaatattggTTGTGCCATTGGTGGTATTATTTTGTCAAAGGGTGGTGACTTATATGGTCGTAGAATTGGTTTGTTCATTGTTGTTACCATTTATATCAttggtattattattcagATTGCGTCAATTGACAAATGgtatcaatattttattggTAGAATTATTTCTGGTTTAGGTGTCGGTGGTATTGCTGTATTATGTCCAATGTTAATTTCTGAGATTGCTCCAAAGCAAGTTAGAGGTTCTTTAGTTTCTTGTTATCAATTGATGATTACTGCAGGTATCTTTTTGGGTTATTGTACTAACTATGGTACTAAAAATTACTCGAACTCTGTCCAATGGAGAGTCCCATTAGGGTTGTGTTTTGCATGGGCTTTGTTCATGTTATTTGCTTTGACTTTAGTTCCAGAATCTCCAAGATATCTGGTTGAAGTTGGGAGACTGGAAGAAGCTAAGAGATCTTTAGCTAAGTCAAACAGATGTACTATTGAAGATCCAATTGTAATTGAGGAATATGATCTGATTTCTGCCGGTGTTGAAGCAGAAAAGGCTGCTGGTGACGCTAGTTGGAAAGAATTGTTCTCTACTAGATCAAAAATTGTTCAACGTTTGACAATGGGATGTATGATTCAATGTTTACAACAATTGACTGGTAATAATTACTTCTTCTACTATGGTACAAGTATCTTCAAGTCCATTGGTTTGGAGGATTCTTTCCAAACTTCCATTATTATCGGTATTGTTAACTTTGCTTCCACTTTCGTTGCCCTTTACACTGTGGAAAAATTAGGCCGTCGTAGATGTCTATTATGGGGTGCTGCATCAATGATGGCATGTATGGTCATTTATGCATCTGTTGGTGTCACAAGCTTGTATCCAAACGGTGACGATCAACCATCTTCTAAAGGTGCCGGTAATTGTATGATTGTTTTTACCTGTTTCTACATTTTCTGTTATGCCACTACATGGGCTCCAGTTGCTTGGGTTATCACAGCAGAATCTTTCCCATTAAGAGTTAAATCCAAGTGTATGTCTATCGCTTCTGCTGCTAATTGGACTTGGGGTTTCTTGATTGCTTTCTTTACTCCATTCATCACTTCAGCCATTAACTTTTACTATGGTTATGTATTCATGGGATGTTTAGTTTTCATGTTCTTTTATGTCTTCCTCATTGTTCCGGAAACTAAAGGTTTAACATTAGAAGAAATCAATGAGTTATGGGAAGAAGGTGTTCTACCATGGAAGTCAGCACAATGGGTTCCAGCCTCTAGAAGAGCAGTCGACTACGATAATGAATTGTTAACGCATGATGATAAGCCATGGTATAAAAGTATGATTTAA